One Rhipicephalus microplus isolate Deutch F79 chromosome 4, USDA_Rmic, whole genome shotgun sequence genomic window carries:
- the LOC119183823 gene encoding mite group 2 allergen Tyr p 2-like: protein MARHCSLLAFCLVAVVAPAVRGDLTQVQVEECSSGSTSNVDAVRISHCATLPCTVTLEDKPKVEIDFRAAHDSKTLRVRVLGAIGDIAPQPFPAFKTDACNFMGVSCPLKAGDKYTAKFELAMSPTFPPVAGKAVFKGQDATGEFFCFKVPVELKH, encoded by the exons ATGGCCCGTCACTGCTCCCTTCTCGCTTTTTGCCTCGTCGCTGTAGTGGCTCCAGCCGTCCGCGGTGACCTTACCCAAGTACAAGTCGAGGAATGCTCAT cTGGATCCACGAGCAACGTGGACGCTGTTCGAATTAGCCACTGTGCCACGCTACCATGCACCGTAACGCTGGAGGACAAGCCCAAGGTTGAGATCGACTTCCGCGCAG CTCACGACTCCAAGACTCTTCGCGTGCGTGTGCTCGGTGCTATTGGCGACATCGCGCCTCAGCCGTTCCCGGCTTTCAAGACCGATGCGTGCAACTTCATGGGCGTCAGCTGCCCGCTGAAGGCTGGCGACAAGTACACCGCCAAGTTTGAGCTCGCCATGTCCCCGACCTTCCCACCG GTCGCCGGGAAGGCTGTCTTCAAGGGCCAAGACGCCACCGGTGAATTCTTCTGCTTCAAGGTTCCGGTGGAGCTCAAGCACTAA